ggttaaaTATTGATGTTTGTTGAGTAAATACAATGTAATGGGACATTGTGTGCTTACTGCTGTAcgttaaatttacaaaaaatcttaACATTCGGTCCTAAAACCACCATTAATTCCAATTAGGAGAAGATACATTTAATGCaagtcataaattattatttatgacttGAAGAGCTCCCACAGATATGCGATTGCAAGTTATTGCGACTAAATCGCCAAGTATACTATAGTGACATAATATTATGCAAAGTTTGCACATCTTCTCCAACTAAATCGTACAACTATTTGATTGGGCACTCTTATCAGAATCGAGATTCAATTTGGATTGCGTACAATTAAAATGTTTCCAACCAAATCGTGAAACTGCGTAATTTTGTCGTTCGATAGTCGGCTCACGCGTCTGCGTTCAAATCCAATCGTTGTATATGGTCAGCAACTGTTTTTATTTGCGTTTACGGTTAAGAAACTATTAGTGATTGAAGATACCTGCCTATCAAAATCCACAGAGCAGCCATCTCGGATCACTCTGGTCCAAACACTGGCGCGTAAGTCGTTACACTGTTATCTGCGGTTCAGATGTTTTGTCGAATTGTTTCTAGTTCTATCGATCTGTTATCGGAAAATCCGAGAGATTTCGTTAGTTCagattaggtaggtataatgcAATGTCGCAATTTTGAATGATTCATGTGGGTAGGCATGATGAAAATATGATTGCCCTATTGGTTTAGTGGTTATGTCTTATGAGTTATGTCTATTACAAGAAGTTTTCAATCGCATCTAAATTAGAAAGTCTGTGGCGTAAAATTATCGTGCTTTCGACACCACGTCACTGCTATGgtcattgttttgttattcacTTCTGATAGTCATTTTTACAGAGTTCAACATCCCTAATAAAGCAAACAATCAGGCTTGGAGCAGCGTGGAAGGTCTAACCCTTCTCCCATTTGGCAATTTCTCTACAGGTCTAGCTTTGTAGTGGGATATGAAGGACAAGCTGATGACTCTGATGATGATTGTTGAAAAAAACTGCAGGATATTTTAGCATCTTTGTGTACGATTCAAAACATGAGCCATTACTGCAGGAGGTTTTTCGTTTTTACGAACAGATAGCATGGTTATTTAACAAAGAAATACCttaaaaagttatttgtttTCAAATAACTATTGCTCCTACTTTACTAATGACATTTGCTCATAATTATCTCTCTGTGCAGATGCCTCGATTAATCAAAGAAAAATAGAAGAAAAGACTCGAAATTTTCTGAATATCCAccagcttttttaaatttatcttggtaatattttcctaaaagataaaaatccaaacatgtacttaataaaacatgatacattttataagtaggtatgaaAGTTCGTACTTAAAATGCAAGATGGTTTTCCCTGACTACGTGTCACTCGAGATTTTCCcttcttatcttatcttatcggTAAAGTATCTAAAGAAGTTAAGTTTAGACCCTTCACGTATTTTTATCTAATACCTAACCGACTTAATCATACTACGAGTATCACATTAATAAtctaaagacgaaagtttgtgtgtgtataagTTTGTTACTCCTTGACGGCGTAGGTACTAACAAGAtccaattttgttaaaatattttataacataggCTACTGTTATTCCGAATATAGTCCATGGTATCCGCGGGATTGGTGATGAATTAAATTTCTCGCAAAAGGAAGTAGCAGACGTCAGGAATAGGATAGGAGGAGGACACATTTTGGGTCTCTTTTGAAAGTTCTGGCCAACAATAAAAAAGTGGCATTTTCAAAAAGCGCCCAATAATGTATGAAGCGTAAATGACCTTTTTTAACACACTGGACCAGACAACATCATCTTTTCTATGTTCTTTTTATATTCATCTCCTCATTTCATTTAATCACGCAGAGATTCTCCCATCGCGTGCTGAAAGACCCTCTTAGGAGGACCGTAGTAGGACGGCCTCCTCGTTTTTAACGTTTATGACTTATCGTTTTCAACGGCAGATGCTGAAGTGACGGTGCGACGTATTGCTAGCGAATTTCTTACTACGGGTTCATAGAAATTATTCATTAGTTCATTAACCCTCGGCGCAAAAGAGgggtgtctgtctgtggcatagCACCCGAACggttaaagttcaatttagtttttttttttgtattatttaaaggtgacttatgtgcgagtattcttaaacatgtttgatgacgaagtcggttaaaaatcggtGGAGCCGTTTAAAAgctgtggggggtgaaagtggggaagaatagctgaatgtctgcaaatatacttaaGTGGGATAGCGAAAGCGTACTGAACGAGAATATTCACGACTTTGAGAATGTTCTTTGCTTCTTTTGATAAGAAAATTAGTGGTgggaaaattgggacatgtaAATCTGATTGTACCTATATAttgtctaataaaataaaaataaatatttgatccGGCTCACACATTTCAACAACACCTAAACTTTTTTGTTATGATAGAAATAATTTCTGCCATCAAAGTCTTTATTCGAGTtattcatgaccttcgggggatttacaatttttttttaattcataagaCTTCGTCTGCGCCCTATACCCCTAACCAAAGTATCCTATATCCGTCTTCtagttctaagctacctctccactaATTTACTGCCAAATCAGTCCAGCCATTCTTGccttataaatagtgtaactaacatgAGCTGACGAAACAAACAGAACTTATATTTGTATTCAACAAGCCTTAGTAAGCAGTAACAGAGCTTGTCCAGTCCTCGTACTACTTGCTCTCCTTACTTCTGTTATTGAGCTACACTGCTTGGGGAAATTATAagcacatgaggcttaacatTTCTGCCTCAGGTTGACAGGTAGcacgattttttaaaagaatatttgccgtatattttaaaaaatatgaccaatattatcaTTCcgttccaactagtcgggaaactGTGACTGTGTAGTTAGGAGTGAGTACGtctatagaccaacggggcggggatcgaaccaccacccctctgtaatgagtccgaccgctctaactGTGGAGCTATTATGGCGTTCAGTTATACAAACAACGCTGCTGACGTCAGCATGCATTTCAGGCGTTAAGTGGTTGTTAAGTGAAATAAAACTTTGgacaattttcataattctttattctttctatgaaaaaataaataaaattacaaaaaaacatttttttatacaaattaaacaattttacagagtagtgaaaaaagaaggccttaagtaaaaaatatttacaaaaaatcacgCGTTTGAAATTTAAGTAGCCATTAGACGTTGCAGCTGGTGCGATCAGTAGGAGGAATTTTGTGGGTAAAAATATGATgatgtaaaatttaataaatagcgTGTGTACtaagtaaaactttttaacGTGACAGACAGAATTATAACgactatttatgtaattaaatataatttttattcttgttAACCTACTCAATAGGTATAACAAATTCTTCTATCCTCAAAAACTTAATTAGAAGAACATTCTGAACTTCTTAGCGACAGAAGAAGAATAGCATCACAAAGATCAAGAGTTCCTTTAACCCTCAAGAGTGAAGTAGGGCAGGGTGTCGAGCGGCGCGGGGTAGTCTCGCAGCCAGGTGGGTCCGGTGACCAGCTCGCCGGTCACTCCATCCCTCCACTGGCCTCTGGGGAGGTAGATGTCGCGGGACACTGCCCCCTCCTCCACCACTGGTGCTGCCAGGATACGCTCACCGAGGAGGAATtctaaaagaagaagaagatatactttattgtacacaaaccactaggtggaccgaggatatcaagcggtttGCAAGGAGCCGcaggatgctggcgactcgagaccgttgtgtttggaggtccatgcaagaggcctacgtccagcagtggacgtccttcggctgataatgatgatgatggatatgAATGGATAATTTAAACTAAGACTTTGCATGCAAATgccttattgctataagcaatctctGTCAGACAATCCCTAATGATTTGAAAtttatgatttgatttgaagttCTTTGACCACATCTCCAGATGGCAATGTTAAGCTCTGATAACTTTGACGGAAAGCGGTGGTGACTTGAGTCTTGATGGACAGACATGGTGGGCAATATTACCCAAATTATTGTGAAGTGTTGTTAAATTGCTGCTAATTTTGTAGATCAATCTCTTTACAAGCATCGAATACCATAGCAACCACGaacacttttgtttttaaatatgaccaatattcgtCTTCAGTAAATCGTGACACAGTCTGTGTCTGGAATGGGTACAACAAGCGACATCGAACCCACAAATCACACAGTTTGACACAGGGCTGACACAGGGCACAAACCTATCTCCATAGTTATTGAGGTTTAACCTCATCCTACTATAGGTATATGTCTATCCTCATCTCCATCAACCTATCTAGCTTAATTAAACCCTACAATGTGACCCTATTTTTACTCACTTCatctatagatagatagatataaaaatatcacagTAGGTAATGAAGAGCGCTTCATTACCTACTGTGATATTttcgtattataatttaatattaatgtattcaATAGCACTGGCTTAAACCCTGGCTGCATCTTACCGTCTCCCACAGCCAGCGCTTCCTGATCCAAGGGGTCGAGCCACCAGATGGGCGGGTTGACCGGCGTGCCGTTCTCGACGGATGCCTGCATGGCAGCCACAATCTCGTCTGCGTAGTCCGCGTGTAACTGCGTGTAGCGCCGACAAATCTCTACAGCCTGGACACAAGCAATCATAAAAGGTATTAGTAAAGAAGTAAGAGAATACACCTTTTTACTAATTCTGTACCTTAACTGACTATTTCTGTATAACAAATTCTGTATTTACTCACGCCAAAAAAACTGAAAGGATTGGATGCAGTAAGTCTGCTAGACTTTAGACCAAAGACATGAACATGAACGAACATGAACGAGTTCTTTAAATGCGTTTCCTGTTAGACTTTCAAGTTAGAGGATCGCTTAGTCTACGTTATTGCACGTAACTGTCCGATGTAAATGCGGTTTAAAGTTGAATTCAAATTTAAAGTTGGAATCAATTTCCTGGATGTGGCTTTCTGGGGTAATTTACGATTTACGTTGTCATTTAAAGGGATAAACAAATTCCTTAAAGGCCGCATGAGCTGTGTCTAAAAATCCAGTATCTAACCTCCTCATCATGGTCCCAGGGTACAAAGGAATACTGCAGTGTTGGCATGAACACATTGGCCTGCAGCCATCGCACGAACAGCTCCTTGGACGGCTTGTCATTATACCCGTTGCCTCCGATCATGTCGGGCAGCACCAGCGTGTAGCCGTTCAGGTTCATCGCCAGGAGAGTGGTCACCAGCGTGATGAGACCGTTGTTGTAGCCCCAGTACGTGTCCTTGTCGACCATCCGGATAAACACTGGCAGGTCTTGAGTCCTGTGAACAGATGGTATGGGTTAGCCAATAGCCATGACAACAAACAGCTACAAGCTTCATAacattctaatattaataatcctaCCGCCTTGTTGGAATACGATTTACGTCATTTAGGTAACCATACATTGTCATCAATTGTTTGGAGACATTATATCTATTCTTGTAATCCAATATTACTGATTTtattgtcaattaataaaagcttACAAAACAATTTTCAGTTTCCAAGATATATTATTTCCTCTTCATCCTGAGACTTTCTCCCTTTCTTTCTTACAGTATACAACAAGGTTCAAGTTCAAGTTGACTGATAACATTAGTGATAGTGATTCCTACCTCATTCCTGATCGGATTTCGATCATAGGTCCAAATGCTGCCACGGTTCTCACGTAGGCCTGGACGATGTGGCCGGGGTGGAGATCGATATCGCCATTTTGAACTGGAACCTATAACAGTTtgaaaacttttcagttggttAGAATTGTATATGGTCTAGTAAGGTGGAAATGTAACAGGTggccttaatttattttataattaatgccTTCATTGTTAACTAAAGAAGCAGATAATACATCTAAAGGATAAACCATTGCGTATAGTAACAGAGCAATACGCTAGGTCCTAGGAATAGCTATGTCTTATCCAATGCGTTGTCTTGGGCCAAGCAATAGGCACTACTATTCGGTCGTAGAAGTGTAAAAGATCACACAAGTTCTGCGGAGCTCTACTAAAAATGTCATCACAATGTAAAAACGAGTTTCCTTACTTGAGGAGACCAGCTAGATTCTCCAGCATCAAACTTGATACTGTCGATATCGTAGGTGTCCAGAAGGTTCTGGATCCTCTTGCTGTACCAATCGGCTGCCTCAGGGTTGGTGAAATCGATGTAGGCGGGCACCGAGCCGTTGTTGTTCCACCAGGACGTGTCTGGACTGCCATTCTCGTTGAGGACCAGGTAACTGTCGAAAGAACACTTGATTAGATAAGATTGGGAAGCTTGATGGGAGATTTCATTTTGTATCTGATAAAATTTAACAATGACTGGTGTTGACAAAAGATTAATAGAGCAACCAAACAGacaatttatgttaaatatttctAGATATATAAGTTGAGTATGTTATTTAGGATTTTGAAAGCTTACCCTTTATTCAAAGCATCGGAGTACCACGGATCGCAGTCCTTATTAATGAAGGGATGTACCCATATGGTTACTCTGAATCCAAGACCTTTAATGTCCTTGACGAGTTGTCTTAAATCTGGCAGTTTCCTCTCATCAACTGTTAGAGACCCGTAGCAAATTTCCCATAGATCATCGATCTCGAATTGTGCATTCGGGAATCCGCTGTCTTTGATTTCATTGGCAAAAGCCCAAAGGCTGTTTTGGTCAATTCCTCTAGAGTATCTCGCCCATGTGGACCAAACTGGGTATTGGATCATTCTGTAGTCGGGAATCCC
This genomic interval from Bicyclus anynana chromosome 17, ilBicAnyn1.1, whole genome shotgun sequence contains the following:
- the LOC112049297 gene encoding myogenesis-regulating glycosidase-like, which translates into the protein MKLFLLLAGVAVALAVPRLPTARDFYVEEHDDDGLTFIVITEGGQERIVLGKIGRKVDKQDNEVFFELTEERDVASGGYHVTITWEGPSDRVFEDCFDFGDRQWFGGPEQKEQYWPIQKSKIEKYSIISKEADNSAVSERYWVNSKGWYVYIQPEAPLFVDHHNILDNHICFVAEVAAPYSTKRTRNVLKYDLWFFDDAKQAHQHAVDTYLGKPSGIPDYRMIQYPVWSTWARYSRGIDQNSLWAFANEIKDSGFPNAQFEIDDLWEICYGSLTVDERKLPDLRQLVKDIKGLGFRVTIWVHPFINKDCDPWYSDALNKGYLVLNENGSPDTSWWNNNGSVPAYIDFTNPEAADWYSKRIQNLLDTYDIDSIKFDAGESSWSPQVPVQNGDIDLHPGHIVQAYVRTVAAFGPMIEIRSGMRTQDLPVFIRMVDKDTYWGYNNGLITLVTTLLAMNLNGYTLVLPDMIGGNGYNDKPSKELFVRWLQANVFMPTLQYSFVPWDHDEEAVEICRRYTQLHADYADEIVAAMQASVENGTPVNPPIWWLDPLDQEALAVGDEFLLGERILAAPVVEEGAVSRDIYLPRGQWRDGVTGELVTGPTWLRDYPAPLDTLPYFTLEG